In a single window of the Elaeis guineensis isolate ETL-2024a chromosome 6, EG11, whole genome shotgun sequence genome:
- the LOC105034154 gene encoding protein NIM1-INTERACTING 3 — MEGSRRGKRPACVDSPSSSPPPPQQAPLTEADEEEKIEKFYALIGNIRAMRDLWRTSPTNKRQRKEEPLWRPTFAPEDFIDPDETAGRPEGGLVACKEGKRRKGGEKEARGGEESSLDLNLALY, encoded by the coding sequence ATGGAAGGAAGTCGGAGAGGAAAGAGGCCAGCTTGTGTTGACTCCCCATCatcatcaccaccaccaccacaacAAGCTCCGTTAACCGAGGCAGATGAGGAGGAAAAGATTGAGAAGTTCTATGCTCTTATAGGAAACATCAGAGCCATGAGAGATCTCTGGAGAACCAGCCCAACAAACAAGAGGCAGAGGAAGGAGGAGCCACTCTGGCGGCCAACTTTCGCACCGGAGGACTTCATTGATCCCGACGAAACTGCCGGGAGGCCAGAAGGTGGATTGGTTGCTTGCAAGGAGGGAAAGAGACGGAAAGGGGGAGAGAAGGAAgcgagaggaggagaggagagCAGTTTGGATCTCAACCTTGCTCTCTACTAG